The Faecalibaculum rodentium genome segment TGTGCCTGAGACGCTGTTCAGGACCTGGGCCTGATCTGCAAGGCGGCAGACTGCGGAAATGAAAAAGACTTCGGATTCTGAAGCACACCCGATGGGCCGGAATCCGAAGTCTTTTGCTGTTGCAATGAATGATGAAGATCACTGTCACCTGAACGCCTGGGCGGTCACTTCAGCGTCTCGTAGTCTGCAGGATCCACCGGGTCTTCCCATATGGTCCCTGTCTCGGTCCCCGGCAGTTCCATGGCCAGATGAGAGAACCACGAATCTGGTGCGGCCCCATGCCAGTGTTTCGCATTCGCCGGAATCACAATGGAATCACCAGGATTCATTTCTATGGGATCCTTGCCCCATTCCTGGTAATAGCCGCGCCCGCCGACACAGAACAGCAGCTGTCCCCCGCCTTCTGCTGCCTGATGGATGTGCCAGTGATTCCTGCAGCCGGGTTCAAAGGTGACATTCGACAGTCCGCCACCCAGCGGGGCCAGCCAGCTCTGTCCGTCAAAATACTGTGCATAGGCATCGTTGGGCTTTCCGATGGGAAACTGGATCGTTTCCTGGTAGTCGGCTTTGGGATCGTTTTCGGTCCAGATGTCTTTCGCGAGCCGGAATGCAGCCCAGGCTTTGGGCCATCCGGCATAAAAGGCTGCATGCGTAATGAGTTCTGCGATTTCAGTTCCTGTGACACCGTTGTTTTTCGCGTTCTGCAGATGATGGGCAAAAGAAGTGTCTGTCAGTCCCTGGGCCATCAAAGCCGTTACGGTGATCATGGAACGTTGTTTCAGGGACAGTTTGTCTGTTCGGTTCCAGACCTCCCCAAAAAGAATGTCATCATTCAAATGTGCGAATTCCGGTGCAAATTCTCCAAGCTGCTGCCGCCCGGCTGTCTGTCTGACTGTCATGCTGTTCCTCCTTGACGTATCTGATCATGTCTATTGTAGGAAATTGACAGCAGCTAAGAAAATACCGGTTTTGCACCTGTCTCTATGCCTGACAGGCATGAAATAATCCGGTCGGAAAGCGGAATACAAAAAGCACGCCATAATGGCGTGCAGCAAATCAGTTCTGTACAGTCACCTGCAGATCACGCAGGACAGGGTAGTCGGTCAGCTTGTCTGAATCCAGATCTTCCTTCATCAGATCGACCGCGCAAAGAGACGGATTGGAATACGTGGTGTAGTAGAACCGTCCGGTCTTCGTATTGGCACCGCAGGTATACTGCGTGATCTCATATTCATCAGGCTTTACCTGGTCTGCGCCTCGTGTCTGGGATACCGAGCCGAGAATATGGAAGAACTGCGAGACATTTGCTTCCTCTGTATCCTCACAGACGGAATTCAGTGCGCTGAAAGCGACACGGACGAATCGGGAGATCGAATCCAGACCGCCGGGGATGCCTGCACTGCCCATTCCGGCACCGAACTTGATGAAGCCCGGGAAATTCTTCGAGAACCGTGTCGTTTTGAAATCCCGGATTTTGTTGGAGCAGTTGCAGTAGAACGAGAGGTTGTTGACGTGGAACGGGAAATCCGGCTCATTGGTCAGTACATGATAAGGGTTGTCATGAACCTGAAGTCCTTT includes the following:
- a CDS encoding carboxymuconolactone decarboxylase family protein is translated as MTVRQTAGRQQLGEFAPEFAHLNDDILFGEVWNRTDKLSLKQRSMITVTALMAQGLTDTSFAHHLQNAKNNGVTGTEIAELITHAAFYAGWPKAWAAFRLAKDIWTENDPKADYQETIQFPIGKPNDAYAQYFDGQSWLAPLGGGLSNVTFEPGCRNHWHIHQAAEGGGQLLFCVGGRGYYQEWGKDPIEMNPGDSIVIPANAKHWHGAAPDSWFSHLAMELPGTETGTIWEDPVDPADYETLK
- the bsh gene encoding choloylglycine hydrolase, translated to MCTGLSFTNGSNHFFGRNLDLEIDYPVSVVITPRNYEFKLRHTDSIPAHHAMIGMGMIQDDYPLYFEGINEKGLGCAGLAFWTSCRYFPVQEGKTNIASFEFIPYILSRCETTAQARQELENINITNEGFSAKYAPSPLHWLIADAESSIVVESTEKGLQVHDNPYHVLTNEPDFPFHVNNLSFYCNCSNKIRDFKTTRFSKNFPGFIKFGAGMGSAGIPGGLDSISRFVRVAFSALNSVCEDTEEANVSQFFHILGSVSQTRGADQVKPDEYEITQYTCGANTKTGRFYYTTYSNPSLCAVDLMKEDLDSDKLTDYPVLRDLQVTVQN